CGATGAAGGGCCTTGACGCGACATCAACCCACCGCCCGTTCGAAGTGATCGTCATTGGCGGTGGTCACGCCGGTGTTGAAGCGGCGTGGGTGGCGGCCAACATGCTGGCCGGCCGCGGCGAGGTCGCGCTGATCACCATGGACCCCGCGAAGATCGGCGCGATGAGCTGCAATCCCGCGATTGGTGGCCTCGCGAAGGGCCAGATGGTCCGCGAGATTGATGCACTCGGGGGAGTCATGGGACTCGCCGCCGACGCGACGGGCATCCAGTTCCGCATGCTCAACATGTCGAAGGGCGCGGCGGTTCGAGGGCCGCGCGCCCAGTGCGATCGTCACGCCTATGCCCGCGAGGTGCAGCGCCTGCTCGGGACACGGCCGAATCTCGCGGTGATCGCAGGAACGGTTGAGGAATTGATCGTCGAGCGGGGCGAGGTGCGGGGTGTGCGCATCGCGGCCGCCAAGGCACATTCCTCACCGTCGGGTGATGGCGCGCACGCGCCATGCGGCGCACCGCAAGTTCATTGCGCCAGCACTTCGACAGCCTCGGAGGCACGCGCCTCCGCGGGCTCGGAGACGGTGCTTCTCTCGGCCAAGGCCGTCATCCTGACGACCGGCACCTTCATGCGGGCACTGATGCATACGGGCGATCGGCGCGTGGCCGGAGGCCGTGTCGGTGAAGGGAGCGCCGTGGGCATCGCCGCGGCGCTTCGTGCCCTCGGCTTTGAACTCGGTCGATTGAAGACGGGCACACCACCGCGACTTGCTCGCGCGTCGATCGACTGGGATGCACTGCCGGCCCAGCCGGGCGACACCCGGCCCGTGCCCTTCTCCGATCTCTCGCCGACAGCGCTCATCGACGGCCGCTTCCCCGTGCTGCCGCAGGTTGAGTGTCGAGAAACACGCACGAGCGCCGCGATCCATGAGCTGATCCGCGCCAATCTGCACCGCGCCCCGATGTTCAGCGGCCAGGTCGACGCGGAGTGTGGGCCTCGCTATTGCCCCTCGATCGAGGACAAGGTCGTTCGATTCGCCGATCGCGCGGCGCACCATGTCTTCCTCGAGCCTGAGTCACTCGAGACGAGTGACATCTACTGCAATGGCATCAGCACCTCGCTGCCGGAGGAGATCCAGCTCCAGATCGTCCGAGCGCTTCCGGGTTGCAGTCGAGCCGAGATTGTGCGCTATGGCTACGCCGTCGAGTACGACATGGTCTGGCCCCACCAGATCGATGCGACGGGGGAGACGAAGCTCGTGCGCTCGCTCTATCTGGCGGGGCAGATCAACGGCACCAGCGGCTACGAAGAGGCGGCGGCGCAAGGCTGTGTCGCGGGCATCAACGCCGCGCGGCGGGCGCTCGGCAGCGATCCCGTTCGATTCGGGCGCGACGAGGCTTACCTTGGTGTCCTGATGGACGATCTCGTGACGAGAACGCCCCGCGAGCCCTACAGGATGTTCACAAGCCGTGCGGAGCATCGCCTGCGACTGCGGGCCGACACGACCGATGAGCGACTGACCCCGCGCGGCAGAGACCTGGGGACGGTCTGCGATCTGAGATGGAGGCTCTTTGGGGAGCGGCAGTGTTCGCTGGCGGCCCTTCGAGAAGCGATGCGAGCCGCCCGGGTCGATAGTGCCCCGCTGGTTGACTGGATTCGACGAGCTGAGCCGAGTGCCAACGAAGTCCTGCGCCATCTCTCGCGCGCCGACGCGGGCAGCGAACGAGGCGATCGGTTCACGGCTTGCGCCTCGTTGGATAACGCCTCAGGACCAGCGTCGCCGATCACCGTTGAACAGGCGCATGCGGAGCGCCTTCGACTCGTCGAGCGGCTCATCCACGATCTGCGCTACGAGGGCTATCTGCGTCGGCAGGACGCGGAGATTCGGCGTCTGCACGAAGCGGAGCGGATGCTCATTCCGGAGGCGCTTGAACCGTCGTCGATCCGAGGCTTGCGTCGCGAGGCGGTCGAGGTGCTCGGTCGCTTCCGACCTCGAACCATGGGGCAGGCGTCGAGATTGGCCGGAGTCAATCCCGCCGACATGTCGCTGCTCGCCGTGGCCATCGAGCGGCAGCGACGCCGAGCGCCCTAGAGCGAGGTCCCGGCTTCTTTCGCGTAGGATTCTCCTCGCCATCCGGTTGATGGAGTCTCGTCGGCCGGATGCTCGATGCTCGCGAGCGGGTTGCTCGCGACCCTCAAGCCGCCGTAGCTCAATTGGCAGAGCGCGTGATTTGTAATCTCGAGGTTGCCGGTTCAAGTCCGGTCGGCGGCTTTGCAGCGTACGACGGTGCGTTCTCTACACTCCGTCGTCGTGAGTGTGGATGAGGTCATCGCGACCGTGGTGTCGTTGATCGTGGCGCTGCCCTTCTGGTTGCGCATCGTCGGTCGCGCGATTTCCGTCAATCCAGCCATTGCGCGCGGGCCGATGCGGTGGGGGCTCTTGCTCCTACCGGTGCTGACAGTGGCGCTCCTGCTTCCACTGTTGCACCTCGTTGCCTCCCATGATGTTCGGAACGATCCGCGGTACCTCTCGATGTACACCGTGATGGGGTTCGGATGGGTCTCCCTCTGGGTGGCGACGCTCCGCCTCTCCGGGCTTCAGATCGCGGATGTGACCGAGCGGCGGAATCCCGGCGCGCTGCTCATGTACCTCGGCGCTGTCATCGGCTTCGCCTGTGCATTCGCCGGCGCGAATGTCGGGGACGGACCGGGGTGGTGGGTGGTGACCTTCGCGGCGGTTCTCTCGAGCCTTGCTCTCTGGGTGGTCATCATCTCGGAGCACTTCATTGTGCGGGTCGATCATCGCGTCCTTGTCGATCGCGATGTTGGTGTCGCCCTTCGACTCGCCGCGGTGATGATTGCTGCCGGCGTGGTTGGCGGGCGCGCCGTCGCGGGGACATGGGTCTCGTTCGAAGCGACGCTGACTGACTTTCTCGAAGTGTCGTGGACGCTGCTCCCCCTGATCGTGCTCGATGCGATGGTGACGATCGTGACCCGCATGGGTGTCTCGCGCACGCCGCTGGTGCTCGATGGGCTGCTCGCGCTCCTCTACCTAGGTGCTGCGATCGGTTTCGTGATCTGGTTGGGCATGCCGCCATGATCGTCTCCGGTGAAGGCGTCGCGCCGCAGGAGTGGAGTGTGACGCCGCTTGACCCCGCGCGCGTCCGGCAGCTTCGGCGACAGGCCATCTTTGTCGCGGGCAAGCTCGATCCACAGGCCTTTGATCGCTCGGCCATCGCGCCCTTTGCAGTGCGACTCAAGGCAAGCACATGGGCGACGCTGGCGCATTCAGCGGAGCAGGCGTTCGCGGAGTTGCTCGAAGTCGAGCGAGCACTGGCGACCGACGCGCGCGCCTGGCGCTGGCTCGACATCGACCCGGTGCTTCGGAGAGTGCTTGATCGAGCGCGCGAGGCCGGTGGACGCCGCGATCTGCGCGTCGCTCGCTTTGACTTTCACCCCACGGCCGATGGGTGGCGCATCTCCGAGGTGAACGCCGATGTGCCGGGGGGTTACATCGAGGCGGGCGTTCTGACGCGCTTGGCGGCGGAGTTCTTCCCCGAGTGCGATGCTCCGCCCGACCCGGCGGAGGTTCTCGCCAAGGCGGTCTCGAACTCGCTTGCGGGAGGAACGGTGGCGCTCGTCCACGCGACGGCGTTCGTTGATGACCAGCAGGTGGTCCGAAGAATGGGCGAGGCGCTTGCGCAGCACGGCGTGGCGAGCGTGATGGCGGCGCCCGATCATCTTGAAAGGGGCCAGGGTGGCGGTCCGGTGCGCCTCGCCACAACCGGACAGGCGGTGGACGGCGTGATCCGCTTCTATCCCGGTGAGTGGCTCTCGGTTCTGCCGCGTCGCGGGGCGTGGGCGCGAGTCCTTGCGGATCCCGCACTGCCGCAGGTGAATCCGCTCACGGCGCTGCTGCTCCAGAGCAAGCGACTTCCAATCGTCATGGAGCAACTCGGGCTCTCGGCACCGTGCTGGAGCGCCCTCACACCGCGGAGTGCGGCGATTGGCGCGCGCCGCTTTGCATGGCATGTCACGCCACCTGGCTGGGTTCTCAAGCCGGTCTGGGGCAGGGTCGGCGGCGGTGTGGTCGTGCATGGGGCAACTCCCTCGCAGGATGTTCGTGATGCGGAGCACTCCGCGCGGCTCTGGCCGAGGTCATGGGTCCTTCAGGAGCGCTTCACACCGATGGCGGTCGAAGCGGGCGATGACGCGAACGGCAGTGGGGGTGAGCCCTCGCCGAGCGCGCGGGGGCGCGTGCCGAGTAGACCGACCGCGGTCACTGATCCGCGCGAGTCGAGTCTGCCTTCGAGTCAAGTTCATCTCTGTCTCGGCATCTTCGTCGTTGAAGGGCGGGCGGCCGGCGTGTATGCGCGAGCGAGCGAGCGAGCCCTCATCGATGGTCGTGCGATGGATGTTCCCGTGCTGCTCGATCGCGAGAGTGTTCGGCCGCAGCGCCTTCGCGAGTCCCACCGCCGTCAAGGAGTCCCGGCATGACACGATCAGAGAAGGCGCTCCAACTCTTCGAAGTCTGGGCGCCCGATGACAGTCCCTGGTCCGACTGGGCGAAACCGGTGCTCTTCACCTACGCCGCCGAACCGAGGCCGCCATCGCAACCATCGCCAACACCGCCGCCGCCACCATCGCCACCAAGTCCGCCGTTGGCGGGCACGGAGTCGGATTCGCCCACTCCCGATGACGCCCTTCTGCAGCCCGTTCCACTGCCGATCGCCGAGCCGGCATCTGCGCCGAAGGTGATCTCGCTCGAAGCGCGCCTGTTGCCCGACCCGGCCAGCCACTGTGCGCTGGTGATCGACCTGCCCGGTCCGGCGAGTTTCCATGCTGGCGTCGTCGCTGCGCAGCGCGGCTATCGACCGGTGCCGCTGCACAACTGCACCGCGGGTCCGGCGCCCGGCAGCTTCGCCGCGGGGTTCCAAGCGGCACAGAGCAACGATCCTTCGGCACCGCCTCGCACCAGCAGCGGCTCCGATCTCGTTCGAGTTGATGCTCTGATCGCGGCTCTGCTTGAGGCGACGGCGCAACTCGAGAAGGTCCGGATCGATCCACTCGCTCCGCCAGCCTTCCTCATCGACTCCGCGCGACTCGACGGAAAGCCAAGCTACGGGATGTATGACAATCGCTGGCTGCTCTTCCCGCAGGACATGCCCTCGGGCCGCATGCTGCGGTCTCAGGGCATCGAACGGGTGCTCGTCATTCGCGAGCGGGGCGATGTGATTCACGACCTGCGCTCCATTCTGCGAGGCTGGAAGCGCGAGATGCTTCAGATCGAGAAGCTCTCCCTTGCGGACGGCGCTGTAACACCGATGTCCATCGAGCTGTCGCGCTTCGCAGCATTCGGGGACTATGTGATGCAGTTCCTCATCGGCCTTCGAACGAACAGTGGCGGGGGCTTCGGTGGCCGGGTGCCGGATGTCTCCTCAAGCGGCGGGTTCTCGTGAACCGCGAAGCGGGGTCGTCCCGCACTTGATGAAGCGCCTCGGTTGGAGCCCCGAGTTGCGAGAAAGGCCTTTCCGGGAATGACAAGAGCCGCCCGATGGGGGCGGCTCTTATCGTTCATCGGGGTGACAGGATTTGAACCTGCGACCTCTTGGTCCCGAACCAAGCGCTCTAGCCAAGCTGAGCTACACCCCGTGAGGGTGTTCCATCGACGCCACGGGCATCGATCGAAGACGGAGGAGCATACGCCGCCATGGTGGTCGCTGCTCCGAGAAATGGGCGGTGAGGGATTCGAACCCCCGTAGGCATAAGCCAGCAGATTTACAGTCTGCCCTCGTTGGCCACTTGAGTAACCGCCCGAACGGTCGAATTGTCCCGCCCGGATGGGCTGAGAAGCCTACTGCCCGCTGAGAACTCGAGCAACTGCATCCTTCGCCGGGATTGTCGATGGACAGCCGCTCGACCACGGCTACAGTTCGCTTCGAGGCTGTTGGCAGGCTTGCCGACAGCGGGCAGCCGCAGCGTCTTGAGGGAGGGTGTGGGTAGGGATGTTTGGACTTCAGAGAGTGGGTCATCGAGCGGGCGCCGTTGTCGCTGCCCTTGGTGGTTGCGTCGTCGTCGCGGTGGGTCCTTCCCAGGCTGGCGTTGTCTTCACTGATGTCACTGCCGGGGCGGGCATCTCGATGACCTATCAACCTGCGCCGCTGCTCATTCCCCGCGCACAGGAGTGGACCCTCGGCGGTGTCTCGATCGGCGACTTCAATCGTGACGGGTGGCCCGACATCTTCGTGATGCGCGGAGGGCAGGGACCCGATCGCCTCTATATCAACAACGGCAACGGCACCTTCACCGATCAGGCGGCGGCATGGGGCGTCGCCCAGACGCATGGCGGCGCCAGTTGCTGCGTGGGTGACTTTGATGGCGATGGATGGCCCGACATCTATGTCACCAGCTTCGGGACCGTCGCGAACAACCAGGGGCAGGTCGGCAAGAATCGCCTCTACCGCAACAACGGGAACGGCACCTTCACCGATGTGGCGGTCGAAGCAGGAGTGGCCTTCACCGGCATGATCATTCCCTCGGGTAACGGCTGTGCCTTCGGTGACTATGACCTCGACGGGCATCTCGATCTCGCCGTTGCCGCGTGGAGCGGAACTGCGGAGGGCAATCGCCTCTTCCGTAACAACGGGAACGGCACCTTCACAGATGTGACAGGTGTCGCCGCGGTCATTCCCCCGGCGACCTGGGGCTTTCAGCCGGCGTTCGCCGACATGGATGGCGACGGCTACCCCGAGCTCCTCTTCGTCGGCGACTTCCACACCACCGCCTACTTCGTGAACAATCGCGACGGGACATTCACGAACGCGACGCAGTCCGCGGGCGTTGGCATCGAGTCCTTCGGCATGGGGCAGTGCATCGGCGACTTCAACAACGACCTCAAGCTTGACTGGTATGTGACGAGCATCTTCCAGGACTTCCCGAACCCCGGGAACTTCAACGGAAACACGCTCTACAGGCAGATCGGACCGCACCAGTATGAGGAGCACGCGGGTCCGGCGGGCGTGAAGGACGGGGGCTGGGGCTGGGCCACGCAGGCCGTGGACATCGACCATGACGGCTGGCTCGATCTCATCGAGGTCAATGGACGCAACGCCGGCGAGTGGCTGAACGAGCCCGAGTACATCTGGCGGAACAACGGCAACGGCACCTTCACGGAAGTGGTGCAAAGCCCCTGGAGCCTCTTTGCCGGTGATGCTCGGACCCTCGTGCTCTTCGACTATGACCGCGACGGCGACATGGATCTGGTGATCATCTACAACTCCAATGGTCCCTTGAAGGTCTATCGAAACGACACGACCCCGATCGGCCGCTGGCTCCAGATTGGGTTCAACACCATGGACAACCCGCGTGTTCCTCCCTTTGGACGCGGAACGCGGGTCATCGCGAAGACGGGAGCCCAGTCACGCTTGCGCTATCTCGACGGCGGCCACGGCTACGGTGGTTCGAGCGAGGAGCTGATCCACTTCGGGCTGGGCAATGCTCTGGTCGTCGATGAGCTCGTCATCGAGTTCCAGCCGGGCTACACGAAGACCCTCTTCAATGTTCCGACCAATCAGCGCCTGGTCGTGACGCCGCCGAACATCGCCGATCTGGACGGCGATGGAGTTGTCGGTGGCGCTGATCTCGCGCTTCTGCTGGGATCATGGGGGCCTGTGACCGACAAGCCCGCGCGACTCTGCGATCTCAACAACGATGGCGTGGTGAACGGAGCCGACCTGGCGATTCTGCTGGGCGAATGGACTCCCTGAGATCTACGCGGGCGAGCACCGCGCCGCCCCCCCCGCGATCGCGTTCGTGGTGCGGTCTCCTGATCACGAAGTGACGCTCAGTCGCGTGGTCCCGTTGCCGTTCACGGTGTAGATCCTGAGCCACTTCGCCGCGGCCCGTGGCGTGCGGTGCTTGCGGCTTCGGGATCGCAGCCAGACATGAATGAGATACATCGTGACGGCCACCGCCAGCGTGACGGCCAGGGCGATTCCAATCTGGTGCGAGAGCTTTGTGACTCCGGCGCTTTCGGCAGCCTTCGCGGCGAACCAGCCGATCGAGAGCTGCATCGAGACGGTGATCATCACACACGAGAATTCCACAGCAAGGAACTTCCACCACGGCATGTGCATGATGCCGCACATGGTGATGACGGGGATCCGCGTGCCGGGAATGAAGCGGGCCGCGATCAGCACGAAGGCCCCGCGCACATCGATCTGGTGCTTGACCTCGAGCAGTCGCCGCGGATGGAGCAGGCGCTTGAACCAGCGGCTGTGGAGGAGTCGGGTGCCGAAGACCCGACAGAGCCAGAACCAGCCGGCATCGCCGACGATGATGCCAAGGTACGCAAAGAGTGCGAACTGCCAGAAGAGCCGCACAGAGTGCTGGGGATCGCCCGCGGCAAGGAACCCCGATGGAATGAGCACCATGTCCTCGTTGACATGAATGCCGACCGCGGATCCGGCAAAGACGAAGAAGACACTGACGGGCCCGTACTTCCTGATCGCCTCTTCGAGCCACTCCGGAAGACGGTCACGGCCTGTCTCGGTGGTGGGGCGCCAGGTCGTGTCGGGCGCTGAGCCATCACCATCCCAGGTGGCAGGCGGGAGGTGATCGCCCTGCTGTGCGCCAGGGTTCGGCGCGTCGATTTCATTGAGCCCGTGCGCGGGCTCGGAGTGCCCCGCGGCGATAGCTCCGCCCGCACCAAGACAGAGTGCAAGCACGATCAACGCGACGGAACGCAGCGGCCGCATGGGCGGCGAGAGTATATCCCTGCAAATGGTTCGGTCAGCCCTTGCGAACTTCGGAGGGAATTCGCATTCCGTAGAAGCTGCGGTAGACGAAGAACAAGGCCACCAGGAAGAAGAAACCGCCGATCCAGTTCTTGTACTCCTGCACCTGCGGCTGGATGGCAATCTCCACGGCGAGCAGGCCGAAGAGCGTGGTGAACTTGATCACCGGGTTCAGGCTGACCGAGCTGGTGTCCTTGAAGGGATCGCCGACGGTGTCGCCAACCACGGTTGCCGCGTGCAGGTCGGTGCCCTTGGCTCGCATCTCGACCTCGACGATCTTCTTGGCGTTGTCCCAGGCGCCGCCGGCGTTGGCCATGAAGATCGCCTGGAAGAGGCCGAAGAAGGCCATCGCGACGAGGTACCCGATGAAGAAGTACGGGTTGAAGAAGGGAAGACCCAGCGCGAGACAGAAG
This region of Phycisphaeraceae bacterium genomic DNA includes:
- a CDS encoding glutathionylspermidine synthase family protein produces the protein MIVSGEGVAPQEWSVTPLDPARVRQLRRQAIFVAGKLDPQAFDRSAIAPFAVRLKASTWATLAHSAEQAFAELLEVERALATDARAWRWLDIDPVLRRVLDRAREAGGRRDLRVARFDFHPTADGWRISEVNADVPGGYIEAGVLTRLAAEFFPECDAPPDPAEVLAKAVSNSLAGGTVALVHATAFVDDQQVVRRMGEALAQHGVASVMAAPDHLERGQGGGPVRLATTGQAVDGVIRFYPGEWLSVLPRRGAWARVLADPALPQVNPLTALLLQSKRLPIVMEQLGLSAPCWSALTPRSAAIGARRFAWHVTPPGWVLKPVWGRVGGGVVVHGATPSQDVRDAEHSARLWPRSWVLQERFTPMAVEAGDDANGSGGEPSPSARGRVPSRPTAVTDPRESSLPSSQVHLCLGIFVVEGRAAGVYARASERALIDGRAMDVPVLLDRESVRPQRLRESHRRQGVPA
- a CDS encoding tRNA uridine-5-carboxymethylaminomethyl(34) synthesis enzyme MnmG, encoding MKGLDATSTHRPFEVIVIGGGHAGVEAAWVAANMLAGRGEVALITMDPAKIGAMSCNPAIGGLAKGQMVREIDALGGVMGLAADATGIQFRMLNMSKGAAVRGPRAQCDRHAYAREVQRLLGTRPNLAVIAGTVEELIVERGEVRGVRIAAAKAHSSPSGDGAHAPCGAPQVHCASTSTASEARASAGSETVLLSAKAVILTTGTFMRALMHTGDRRVAGGRVGEGSAVGIAAALRALGFELGRLKTGTPPRLARASIDWDALPAQPGDTRPVPFSDLSPTALIDGRFPVLPQVECRETRTSAAIHELIRANLHRAPMFSGQVDAECGPRYCPSIEDKVVRFADRAAHHVFLEPESLETSDIYCNGISTSLPEEIQLQIVRALPGCSRAEIVRYGYAVEYDMVWPHQIDATGETKLVRSLYLAGQINGTSGYEEAAAQGCVAGINAARRALGSDPVRFGRDEAYLGVLMDDLVTRTPREPYRMFTSRAEHRLRLRADTTDERLTPRGRDLGTVCDLRWRLFGERQCSLAALREAMRAARVDSAPLVDWIRRAEPSANEVLRHLSRADAGSERGDRFTACASLDNASGPASPITVEQAHAERLRLVERLIHDLRYEGYLRRQDAEIRRLHEAERMLIPEALEPSSIRGLRREAVEVLGRFRPRTMGQASRLAGVNPADMSLLAVAIERQRRRAP
- a CDS encoding DedA family protein, coding for MRPLRSVALIVLALCLGAGGAIAAGHSEPAHGLNEIDAPNPGAQQGDHLPPATWDGDGSAPDTTWRPTTETGRDRLPEWLEEAIRKYGPVSVFFVFAGSAVGIHVNEDMVLIPSGFLAAGDPQHSVRLFWQFALFAYLGIIVGDAGWFWLCRVFGTRLLHSRWFKRLLHPRRLLEVKHQIDVRGAFVLIAARFIPGTRIPVITMCGIMHMPWWKFLAVEFSCVMITVSMQLSIGWFAAKAAESAGVTKLSHQIGIALAVTLAVAVTMYLIHVWLRSRSRKHRTPRAAAKWLRIYTVNGNGTTRLSVTS
- a CDS encoding VCBS repeat-containing protein, with the translated sequence MGHRAGAVVAALGGCVVVAVGPSQAGVVFTDVTAGAGISMTYQPAPLLIPRAQEWTLGGVSIGDFNRDGWPDIFVMRGGQGPDRLYINNGNGTFTDQAAAWGVAQTHGGASCCVGDFDGDGWPDIYVTSFGTVANNQGQVGKNRLYRNNGNGTFTDVAVEAGVAFTGMIIPSGNGCAFGDYDLDGHLDLAVAAWSGTAEGNRLFRNNGNGTFTDVTGVAAVIPPATWGFQPAFADMDGDGYPELLFVGDFHTTAYFVNNRDGTFTNATQSAGVGIESFGMGQCIGDFNNDLKLDWYVTSIFQDFPNPGNFNGNTLYRQIGPHQYEEHAGPAGVKDGGWGWATQAVDIDHDGWLDLIEVNGRNAGEWLNEPEYIWRNNGNGTFTEVVQSPWSLFAGDARTLVLFDYDRDGDMDLVIIYNSNGPLKVYRNDTTPIGRWLQIGFNTMDNPRVPPFGRGTRVIAKTGAQSRLRYLDGGHGYGGSSEELIHFGLGNALVVDELVIEFQPGYTKTLFNVPTNQRLVVTPPNIADLDGDGVVGGADLALLLGSWGPVTDKPARLCDLNNDGVVNGADLAILLGEWTP